In Streptomyces sp. P3, one DNA window encodes the following:
- a CDS encoding PaaI family thioesterase, whose amino-acid sequence MGEQQHVKFPQEVIDEYAALGVDILALFSAGHLGTRMGVQILEASADRVVATMPVEGNTQPYGLLHGGASAVLAETIGSVGAMLHGGSSKIAVGVDLNCTHHRGARSGLVTGVATPVHRGRSTATYEIVISDEQERRVCTARLTCLLRDVRAGDGAHLPSGG is encoded by the coding sequence ATGGGCGAGCAGCAACACGTGAAGTTCCCGCAGGAAGTCATCGACGAGTACGCCGCGCTCGGCGTCGACATCCTCGCCCTGTTCTCCGCCGGACACCTCGGCACCCGCATGGGGGTGCAGATCCTCGAAGCCTCCGCCGACCGGGTCGTCGCCACCATGCCCGTCGAGGGCAACACCCAGCCCTACGGACTGCTGCACGGCGGCGCCTCCGCGGTCCTCGCCGAGACGATCGGCTCGGTCGGCGCCATGCTGCACGGCGGCAGCTCCAAGATCGCCGTCGGCGTCGACCTGAACTGCACCCACCACCGCGGAGCCCGCTCCGGCCTGGTCACCGGCGTGGCCACCCCCGTGCACCGCGGACGCTCCACCGCCACCTACGAGATCGTGATCAGCGACGAGCAGGAACGCCGCGTGTGCACCGCACGGCTGACCTGCCTGCTGCGCGACGTCCGCGCCGGCGACGGGGCCCACCTCCCCTCGGGCGGCTGA
- a CDS encoding ABC transporter ATP-binding protein, with amino-acid sequence MTALLEVDDLRVAYGKIEAVKGISFKVDAGEVVTLIGTNGAGKTTTLRTLSGLLQPLGGQIKFDGKVLNKIPAHKIVSLGLAHSPEGRHIFPRMTIEDNLRLGAFLRNDKEAIEKDIQRAYDLFPILGERRKQAAGTLSGGEQQMLAMGRALMSRPKLLMLDEPSMGLSPIMMQKIMATIQELKSQGTTILLIEQNAQAALSLADHGHVMEVGKIVLSGTGQDLLHDESVRKAYLGED; translated from the coding sequence GTGACCGCACTGCTCGAGGTCGACGACCTCAGGGTCGCCTACGGCAAGATCGAGGCGGTCAAGGGCATCTCCTTCAAGGTCGACGCAGGCGAGGTCGTCACCCTCATCGGCACCAACGGCGCCGGCAAGACCACCACCCTGCGCACCCTGTCCGGCCTGCTCCAGCCGCTCGGCGGCCAGATCAAGTTCGACGGCAAGGTGCTCAACAAGATCCCCGCCCACAAGATCGTCTCGCTGGGGCTGGCCCACTCCCCCGAAGGCCGGCACATCTTCCCCCGCATGACCATCGAGGACAACCTCCGCCTCGGCGCCTTCCTCCGCAACGACAAGGAAGCCATCGAGAAGGACATCCAGCGCGCCTACGACCTCTTCCCCATCCTGGGAGAACGCCGCAAGCAGGCCGCAGGCACCCTCTCCGGCGGCGAACAGCAGATGCTCGCCATGGGCCGCGCCCTCATGTCCCGGCCCAAACTGCTCATGCTCGACGAACCCTCCATGGGCCTCTCGCCGATCATGATGCAGAAGATCATGGCCACCATCCAGGAACTCAAGTCCCAGGGCACCACCATCCTGCTCATCGAGCAGAACGCCCAGGCGGCCCTCTCCCTGGCGGACCACGGCCACGTCATGGAGGTCGGCAAGATCGTCCTCTCCGGCACCGGCCAGGACCTCCTCCACGACGAGTCCGTCCGCAAGGCCTACCTCGGCGAGGACTGA
- a CDS encoding branched-chain amino acid ABC transporter substrate-binding protein gives MIAITAALAAGSLTLTACGSRDDDGKSSSGDKTTVVIGVDAPLTGDLSALGLGIKNSADLAAKTANKKEYVKGVEFKIEATDDQAQPSVGQQNAQKFISDKEVLGVVGPLNSGVSQQMQKPLNDAGLTQVSPANTGTELTQGDGWKTGNSVRPFKTFFRTATTDEIQGAFAAEYLFSKAGKKKVYLIDDQKTYGAGLAASFKANFTKLGGQIVGTDHVNPDDRDFNAIVAKIKKTGADALYYGGEYPAAAPLSQQLKDSGQSIPLMGGDGIYSGEFPKLNKKAEGDLATSVGKPVEELPSAKEFIANYKTAGYKDAYEAYGGLTYDATWAIIEAVKLAVEGNDGKVPADGRKAVLDAMSKVKFDGVTGTISFDEFGDTTNHMMTAYKVTGGAWKPEYSAAPNVS, from the coding sequence ATCATCGCCATCACCGCCGCACTCGCGGCGGGATCGCTGACACTCACCGCCTGTGGGTCGCGTGACGACGACGGCAAGAGCAGCAGCGGAGACAAGACCACCGTCGTGATCGGCGTAGACGCCCCGCTCACCGGCGACCTGTCCGCGCTCGGCCTCGGCATCAAGAACTCCGCCGACCTCGCCGCCAAGACCGCCAACAAAAAGGAATACGTCAAGGGCGTCGAATTCAAGATCGAAGCGACCGACGACCAGGCCCAGCCCTCCGTCGGCCAGCAGAACGCCCAGAAGTTCATCAGCGACAAGGAAGTCCTCGGCGTCGTCGGCCCGCTGAACTCCGGCGTCTCCCAGCAGATGCAGAAGCCCCTCAACGACGCGGGCCTCACCCAGGTCTCCCCCGCCAACACCGGCACCGAGCTGACCCAGGGCGACGGCTGGAAGACCGGCAACTCGGTCCGCCCGTTCAAGACGTTCTTCCGCACCGCCACCACGGACGAGATCCAGGGCGCCTTCGCCGCCGAGTACCTCTTCTCCAAGGCCGGCAAGAAGAAGGTCTACCTGATCGACGACCAGAAGACCTACGGCGCCGGCCTCGCCGCCTCCTTCAAGGCGAACTTCACCAAGCTCGGCGGCCAGATCGTCGGCACCGACCACGTCAACCCCGACGACCGCGACTTCAACGCCATCGTCGCCAAGATCAAGAAGACCGGCGCCGACGCCCTGTACTACGGCGGCGAATACCCCGCCGCCGCCCCCCTGAGCCAGCAGCTCAAGGACAGCGGCCAGAGCATCCCCCTCATGGGCGGCGACGGCATCTACTCCGGCGAGTTCCCCAAGCTCAACAAGAAGGCCGAAGGCGACCTCGCCACCTCCGTCGGCAAGCCCGTCGAAGAACTCCCCTCCGCCAAGGAGTTCATCGCCAACTACAAGACGGCCGGCTACAAGGACGCCTACGAGGCCTACGGCGGCCTCACCTACGACGCCACCTGGGCCATCATCGAAGCCGTCAAGCTCGCCGTCGAGGGCAACGACGGCAAGGTCCCGGCCGACGGCCGCAAGGCAGTCCTCGACGCCATGTCCAAGGTCAAGTTCGACGGCGTCACCGGCACCATCTCCTTCGACGAGTTCGGCGACACCACCAACCACATGATGACCGCCTACAAGGTCACCGGCGGAGCGTGGAAGCCCGAGTACAGCGCCGCACCCAACGTCAGCTGA
- a CDS encoding helix-turn-helix domain-containing protein codes for MYDVSTRKRALALVAQGRSLNSASRETGISRAAIRSWQDRLEPLPRMAPPFPDPPSDRVAYAYLLGLYLGDGCISAHPRGSGHYLRIACAGYYAHWPHLFPQHGPGKKHERRIALEPWQQAIVDEHPWEFIRGLIHSDGCRITNWTEKTIGGVRKRYEYPRYFFTNLSGDVIRLFTDTLDHVGVEWKMANHRNISVARKASVALMDAHIGPKY; via the coding sequence ATGTACGACGTCAGCACACGCAAGAGGGCACTCGCACTCGTGGCACAGGGGCGCAGTCTGAACTCCGCCAGCCGAGAAACAGGCATCTCACGCGCCGCAATCCGCTCCTGGCAGGACCGACTTGAACCGCTGCCTCGCATGGCGCCCCCATTTCCCGACCCACCGAGCGACCGCGTCGCATACGCGTACCTGCTCGGCCTTTACCTAGGCGACGGCTGCATCAGCGCCCATCCACGCGGCAGTGGCCACTACCTGCGCATCGCCTGCGCGGGCTACTACGCCCACTGGCCGCACCTGTTCCCACAGCACGGCCCCGGCAAGAAGCACGAACGGCGGATCGCCCTGGAACCGTGGCAGCAGGCCATCGTCGACGAACACCCCTGGGAGTTCATCCGAGGGCTCATCCACTCCGACGGATGCCGCATCACCAACTGGACCGAGAAGACGATCGGCGGCGTACGCAAGCGCTACGAGTACCCGCGCTACTTCTTCACCAACTTGTCGGGCGACGTCATCCGTCTCTTCACCGACACGTTGGACCACGTGGGCGTCGAATGGAAAATGGCGAACCACAGAAACATCTCCGTCGCCCGCAAAGCCTCCGTAGCCCTCATGGACGCCCACATCGGCCCCAAGTACTGA
- a CDS encoding branched-chain amino acid ABC transporter permease yields MTTNIPTQKNTDAVNTTNGDTAPLIPLPAALAPVLTLAGSAVALAGTFLAWTWTDEFPGKLTINGYPGGLQVLTLIGAALTILFVLSGYGIRGLRWLTPGGTHSPARATALGVLGTTGYALGAISYVLGGVVNLEPGAWVSVIGALIATIGAFALPADVPRDADDATNPWAKIRHSFAAPEPGRTKDLPSWAEILIITAAFGIGLYVFSYGIGVDDENPQLFIGFLITTAFGFTALTRAGLLKRLSALTAKHRSVTLGAAFAAAICFPFTQTNDQFALIGANILIFATVALGLNVVVGLAGLLDLGYVAFLGVGAYAAALVSGSPQSSIGVQFPFWAAVLTGAFASLIFGVVIGAPTLRLRGDYLAIVTLGFGEIFRITVNNLNGTSGPDVTNGSTGIPNIPDLKIFGFDFGIPHDVLGHQLTRPGNYYLLMLLCTLVVVTVFRRSADSRIGRAWVAIREDETAATAMGINGFRLKLLAFALGACLAGLAGTVQAHVSYSVTPEQYQFAGSVPPNSAFLLAAVILGGMGTISGPLVGAALLYLIPAKLQFMAEYQLLLFGVALMLLMRFRPEGLVADRRKQLEFHETGQLDVPDDNGLPETATGVAKAGA; encoded by the coding sequence ATGACCACCAACATCCCCACCCAGAAGAACACCGACGCCGTCAACACCACCAACGGCGACACGGCACCCCTCATCCCCCTGCCCGCGGCCCTCGCCCCCGTCCTCACCCTCGCCGGATCCGCCGTCGCACTCGCCGGCACCTTCCTCGCCTGGACCTGGACCGACGAGTTCCCCGGCAAACTCACCATCAACGGCTACCCCGGCGGCCTCCAGGTCCTCACCCTCATCGGCGCCGCCCTCACCATCCTCTTCGTCCTCTCCGGATACGGAATCCGCGGCCTGCGCTGGCTCACCCCCGGCGGCACCCACAGCCCCGCCCGCGCCACCGCCCTCGGCGTCCTCGGCACCACCGGCTACGCCCTCGGCGCCATCAGCTACGTCCTCGGCGGCGTCGTCAACCTCGAACCCGGCGCCTGGGTCTCCGTCATCGGCGCCCTCATCGCCACCATCGGCGCCTTCGCCCTCCCCGCCGACGTCCCCCGCGACGCCGACGACGCGACGAACCCCTGGGCCAAAATCCGCCACAGCTTCGCCGCCCCCGAGCCCGGCCGCACCAAGGACCTCCCCTCCTGGGCAGAGATCCTCATCATCACCGCAGCCTTCGGCATCGGCCTCTACGTCTTCTCCTACGGCATCGGCGTAGACGACGAAAACCCCCAGCTGTTCATCGGCTTCCTCATCACCACCGCGTTCGGCTTCACCGCACTCACCCGCGCCGGCCTCCTCAAGCGACTCTCGGCACTGACGGCCAAACACCGCAGCGTCACGCTCGGCGCCGCGTTCGCCGCCGCGATCTGCTTCCCCTTCACCCAGACCAACGACCAGTTCGCCCTCATCGGCGCGAACATCCTCATCTTCGCCACGGTCGCCCTGGGCCTCAACGTCGTCGTCGGCCTCGCCGGCCTCCTCGACCTCGGCTACGTCGCCTTCCTCGGCGTCGGCGCCTACGCCGCCGCCCTGGTCTCCGGCTCCCCCCAGTCGAGCATCGGCGTCCAGTTCCCCTTCTGGGCCGCCGTCCTCACCGGCGCCTTCGCCTCACTGATCTTCGGCGTCGTCATCGGCGCCCCCACCCTGCGGCTGCGCGGCGACTACCTCGCCATCGTCACCCTCGGCTTCGGTGAGATCTTCCGCATCACCGTCAACAACCTCAACGGCACCAGCGGACCCGACGTCACCAACGGCTCCACCGGCATCCCGAACATCCCCGACCTGAAGATCTTCGGATTCGACTTCGGAATCCCCCACGACGTCCTCGGCCACCAGCTCACCCGCCCGGGCAACTACTACCTGCTGATGCTCCTCTGCACCCTCGTCGTCGTCACGGTCTTCCGCCGCAGCGCCGACTCCCGCATCGGCCGCGCCTGGGTCGCCATCCGCGAAGACGAAACCGCCGCCACCGCCATGGGCATCAACGGCTTCCGCCTCAAGCTCCTCGCCTTCGCCCTCGGAGCCTGCCTCGCCGGCCTCGCCGGCACCGTCCAGGCACACGTCTCCTACAGCGTCACCCCCGAGCAGTACCAGTTCGCCGGCTCCGTGCCGCCCAACTCGGCCTTCCTGCTCGCAGCGGTCATCCTCGGCGGCATGGGCACCATCAGCGGGCCGCTCGTGGGCGCCGCACTGCTCTACCTCATCCCCGCCAAACTCCAGTTCATGGCGGAATACCAGCTGCTCCTCTTCGGTGTCGCGCTCATGCTCCTCATGCGCTTCCGCCCCGAAGGCCTCGTCGCCGACCGCAGGAAGCAGCTCGAGTTCCACGAGACCGGACAACTCGACGTACCCGACGACAATGGCCTGCCCGAGACCGCCACCGGCGTCGCCAAGGCAGGGGCGTGA
- the pyk gene encoding pyruvate kinase, with amino-acid sequence MRRAKIVCTLGPATDSYDQLQALVEAGMDVARFNLSHGTHAEHEERYHHVRKASDETGRSVGTLADLQGPKIRLGHFTEGPVLLERGDTFTITVEEGTAGDGTHCGTTHAGLADDVTPGERILVDDGKVCLEVTDVDGPRVHTRVVEGGVISDHKGLNLPGVAVSVPALSKKDEDDLRWALRTGFDVIALSFVRSGRDILDVHRIMDEEGRRLPVIAKVEKPQAVENIDEIVAAFDGIMVARGDLGVEMPLEQVPIVQKRAIKLAKRNAKPVIVATQMLDSMIEHSRPTRAEASDVANAVLDGTDAVMLSGETSVGKHPVQTVRTMAKIVAAAEEDLLAAGLPELTESTKPRTQGGAVARAAAEIGDFLGAKFLVAFTQSGDTVRRLSRYRSPIPVLAFTPEPATRSQLNLTWGVETFLGPTAASTDAMVAQVDEALLQYGRCQKGDVVVITAGSPPGVSGSTNLVRVHHVGEDDSPK; translated from the coding sequence ATGCGCCGAGCGAAAATCGTCTGCACCCTGGGCCCCGCCACCGACTCCTACGACCAGCTCCAAGCCCTCGTAGAAGCCGGAATGGACGTCGCCCGCTTCAACCTCAGCCACGGCACCCACGCCGAACACGAGGAGCGCTACCACCACGTCCGCAAGGCCTCCGACGAAACCGGCCGCAGCGTCGGCACCCTTGCCGACCTTCAAGGCCCGAAGATCCGCCTCGGCCACTTCACCGAAGGCCCCGTACTCCTCGAACGCGGAGACACCTTCACCATCACCGTCGAAGAAGGCACAGCAGGTGACGGCACCCACTGCGGCACCACCCACGCAGGCCTCGCCGACGACGTCACCCCCGGCGAACGCATCCTCGTCGACGACGGAAAAGTCTGCCTCGAAGTCACCGACGTCGACGGCCCCCGCGTCCACACCCGCGTCGTCGAAGGCGGCGTCATCTCCGACCACAAAGGCCTCAACCTCCCCGGCGTCGCCGTCTCCGTCCCCGCCCTCTCCAAAAAAGACGAAGACGACCTGCGCTGGGCGCTGCGCACCGGCTTCGACGTCATCGCCCTCTCCTTCGTCCGCAGCGGCCGCGACATCCTCGACGTCCACCGCATCATGGACGAGGAAGGCCGCCGGCTCCCCGTCATCGCCAAGGTCGAGAAGCCCCAGGCCGTCGAGAACATCGACGAGATCGTGGCCGCCTTCGACGGCATCATGGTCGCCCGCGGAGACCTCGGCGTCGAAATGCCACTCGAACAGGTCCCGATCGTCCAGAAACGCGCCATCAAACTCGCCAAGCGCAACGCCAAACCCGTCATCGTCGCCACCCAGATGCTCGACTCCATGATCGAGCACTCCCGCCCGACCAGGGCCGAGGCCAGCGACGTCGCCAACGCCGTCCTCGACGGCACCGACGCCGTCATGCTCTCCGGCGAGACCAGCGTCGGCAAACACCCCGTCCAGACCGTCCGCACCATGGCGAAGATCGTCGCAGCTGCGGAAGAGGACCTCCTCGCAGCCGGCCTGCCCGAACTGACGGAAAGCACCAAACCCCGCACCCAGGGCGGCGCCGTCGCCAGGGCCGCAGCGGAGATCGGCGACTTCCTCGGCGCCAAGTTCCTCGTCGCCTTCACCCAGAGCGGCGACACCGTCCGCCGCCTCTCCCGCTACCGCTCACCGATCCCCGTCCTGGCCTTCACCCCGGAACCGGCGACCCGCTCCCAGCTCAACCTGACCTGGGGCGTCGAGACCTTCCTCGGCCCGACGGCCGCCTCCACGGACGCGATGGTCGCCCAGGTGGACGAAGCGCTCCTGCAGTACGGCCGCTGCCAGAAGGGCGACGTCGTCGTCATCACGGCAGGCTCCCCGCCCGGCGTCTCCGGCTCCACGAACCTGGTCCGCGTCCACCACGTGGGCGAGGACGACAGCCCGAAGTAG
- a CDS encoding branched-chain amino acid ABC transporter permease, with amino-acid sequence MHELPQQLANGLILGAMYGLIAIGYTMVYGIVQLINFAHGEIFMVGGFGALTVWLVLPGGFALGAAIPLMILGGVIVSVAVATAAERFAYRPLRTAPRLAPLITAIGLSIVLQQAVWMGYPDAKKDRPFPQFSGGPIDVLGANIQRGDLFVLIAAPLCMVALGFFVTKTRSGRGMQATAQDPDTAKLMGINTDRIIVMAFAIGAAFAAIAAVAYGLKNGQVGFRMGFLMGLKAFTAAVLGGIGNIYGAMLGGLVLGVAESLAIGYIGDIPGMTLFGGGAWKDVWAFALLILVLLFRPQGLLGERVADRA; translated from the coding sequence GTGCACGAACTGCCGCAACAGCTGGCCAATGGACTCATCCTCGGCGCGATGTACGGACTCATCGCGATCGGTTACACGATGGTCTACGGCATCGTTCAGCTCATCAACTTCGCCCACGGCGAGATCTTCATGGTCGGGGGCTTCGGGGCCCTCACCGTCTGGCTCGTCCTCCCCGGCGGCTTCGCCCTCGGCGCAGCGATACCCCTCATGATCCTCGGCGGCGTCATCGTCTCCGTCGCCGTCGCCACCGCAGCTGAGCGCTTCGCCTACCGGCCCCTGCGCACCGCCCCGCGACTGGCACCCCTCATCACCGCCATCGGCCTCTCCATCGTCCTCCAGCAGGCCGTGTGGATGGGATACCCCGACGCCAAGAAGGACCGCCCCTTCCCCCAGTTCTCCGGCGGCCCCATCGACGTCCTCGGCGCCAACATCCAGCGCGGCGACCTCTTCGTCCTCATCGCCGCACCCCTGTGCATGGTCGCCCTCGGCTTCTTCGTCACGAAGACCCGCTCCGGCCGCGGCATGCAGGCCACCGCCCAGGACCCCGACACCGCCAAGCTCATGGGCATCAACACCGACCGCATCATCGTCATGGCCTTCGCCATCGGCGCCGCGTTCGCCGCCATCGCAGCAGTCGCCTACGGCCTCAAGAACGGCCAGGTCGGCTTCCGCATGGGCTTCCTCATGGGCCTCAAAGCCTTCACCGCAGCCGTCCTCGGCGGCATCGGCAACATCTACGGAGCCATGCTCGGCGGCCTCGTCCTCGGCGTCGCCGAATCCCTCGCCATCGGCTACATCGGCGACATCCCCGGCATGACCCTCTTCGGCGGCGGCGCCTGGAAGGACGTATGGGCCTTCGCCCTCCTCATCCTCGTCCTGCTGTTCAGACCACAAGGCCTGCTCGGCGAACGCGTCGCGGACAGGGCGTGA
- a CDS encoding ABC transporter ATP-binding protein, giving the protein MTTTTTTATTTTVLDASGVTMQFGGLTAVRSVDLTVNSGEIVGLIGPNGAGKTTFFNCLTGLYIPTTGTVSYKGTVLPPKPHLVTQAGIARTFQNIRLFANMTVLENVLVGRHTRTNEGLWSALLRLPSFKKAEDASRERAMELLEFTGLAAKADHLARNLPYGEQRKLEIARALASDPGLLLLDEPTAGMNPQETRAAEELIFAIRDQGIAVLVIEHDIRFIMNLCDRVAVLVQGEKIVEGPAEVVQADERVIAAYLGTPFEGAPGAEEVAEVEAAEAAEAHSTTEGDEK; this is encoded by the coding sequence ATGACCACCACCACGACAACCGCCACGACCACCACGGTCCTCGACGCCTCCGGCGTCACCATGCAGTTCGGCGGCCTCACCGCCGTACGCTCCGTCGACCTCACCGTCAACAGCGGCGAGATCGTCGGACTCATCGGCCCCAACGGAGCCGGGAAGACCACCTTCTTCAACTGCCTCACCGGCCTCTACATCCCCACGACCGGCACAGTCAGCTACAAAGGCACCGTCCTCCCGCCCAAACCCCACCTGGTCACCCAGGCCGGCATCGCCCGCACCTTCCAGAACATCCGGCTCTTCGCCAACATGACCGTCCTGGAAAACGTGCTCGTCGGACGCCACACCCGCACCAACGAAGGCCTCTGGTCCGCGCTCCTGCGCCTGCCCAGCTTCAAGAAGGCCGAAGACGCCTCACGCGAACGAGCCATGGAACTCCTCGAGTTCACCGGCCTCGCCGCCAAGGCCGACCACCTCGCCCGCAACCTCCCCTACGGCGAACAGCGCAAGCTCGAAATCGCCCGCGCCCTCGCCAGCGACCCCGGACTCCTCCTCCTCGACGAGCCCACCGCCGGCATGAACCCCCAGGAGACGCGCGCGGCCGAAGAACTCATCTTCGCCATCCGCGACCAGGGCATCGCCGTCCTCGTCATCGAGCACGACATCCGGTTCATCATGAACCTCTGCGACCGCGTCGCCGTGCTCGTCCAGGGCGAGAAGATCGTCGAAGGCCCCGCCGAAGTCGTCCAGGCCGACGAACGCGTCATCGCCGCCTACCTCGGCACCCCCTTCGAGGGCGCGCCGGGAGCGGAGGAAGTCGCCGAAGTCGAAGCCGCAGAGGCCGCCGAGGCGCACAGCACCACGGAAGGAGACGAGAAGTGA
- a CDS encoding ANTAR domain-containing response regulator, with protein sequence MTAPESPQPVDAPDDDRSHVPPLTTRVVIAEDEALIRLDLKEMLEEEGYSVVGEAGDGEQAIELAREHKPDLVILDVKMPKMDGISAAEKIAEERIAPVLMLTAFSQRDLVERARDAGAMAYLVKPFSKSDVVPAIEMAVSRFTELRELENEVADLTLRLETRKLVDRAKSILQTEYGLSEPAAFRWIQKTSMDRRMSMQQVAEAVIQDAEEKKADKG encoded by the coding sequence GTGACCGCCCCCGAGTCGCCCCAGCCAGTAGACGCGCCCGACGACGACAGGTCGCACGTGCCTCCGCTGACGACCCGTGTCGTCATCGCCGAGGACGAGGCCCTGATCCGCCTCGACCTCAAGGAGATGCTGGAGGAGGAGGGCTACAGCGTCGTCGGCGAGGCCGGTGACGGTGAGCAGGCGATCGAGCTCGCCCGCGAGCACAAGCCGGACCTCGTCATCCTCGACGTGAAGATGCCCAAGATGGACGGCATCTCCGCGGCGGAGAAGATCGCCGAGGAGCGCATCGCGCCGGTCCTGATGCTGACCGCGTTCTCGCAGCGCGACCTCGTCGAGCGTGCCCGGGACGCGGGGGCGATGGCGTATCTGGTGAAGCCGTTCAGCAAGAGCGACGTCGTCCCGGCGATCGAGATGGCCGTCTCGCGTTTCACGGAGCTGCGGGAGCTGGAGAACGAGGTCGCGGATCTGACGCTGCGGCTGGAGACGCGCAAGCTGGTGGACCGGGCGAAGTCGATCCTGCAGACGGAGTACGGGCTGTCGGAGCCGGCGGCGTTCCGGTGGATCCAGAAGACGTCGATGGATCGTCGGATGTCGATGCAGCAGGTGGCGGAGGCCGTGATCCAGGACGCCGAGGAGAAGAAGGCCGACAAGGGCTGA